The Tigriopus californicus strain San Diego chromosome 10, Tcal_SD_v2.1, whole genome shotgun sequence region CAATTGCTTCTCCAAGACATCGGCCGAACCCAGATCCAAATACTGGGGGTTGGCCTCAGCCGGTACTTGTTCCGACAACTcgagcaacagctcattgaCCAAGTGCGAGTTCTTGATCGCGATCGGCACCTCTTGGAACACCGTGTCATAGGTGACCTTTTGGAGGCGAATAGCCTCGGGCGTGAATTCCCCGGCCTTGTACAGTTCGATAGCCTGAGGCGTGAGACGATAGGCCTTTAAAGACAGGAAGCCCTTTTCGGTTTTGCCCGTGTCAAAGATCAAACAGATCGACTCCTCAATGGAGGTCTGGTAGGCGAAATGAGACTCCAACAACTGGGGCGAGAGGAAGTTGCCGAAATGGGCGGACTGGTACCAACCCACTTGCAGATGATCCACTTGCACGGAGCGCAGTCCCGTGATCAAGGCGTATTGGAATCCCTCATCGTCCACGGACTCGTCCGTGCTATTGGGAAACGGAAATGAATGGGTGATCTCCAATTTGGTATCTGACACCAGACCCAGCAGAGCGCCTTGAACAATGTCCTGATTGGACAGATTCGGGCCATGGCAGTGCTTGATCATCTGCATAACCACCTACAAATGTGCATCAAACCGACCCGGATTAAAATTCAGCCACGTCCCATTGAGACCAGAGAAAACGACGCTTGCTTACCAATCCATCGATTTGGACGTTATCCACGCCCACGCGGGCAGCCTTGAAGTCGGGAGTGGGAAGCGTACTCATATTGGCTCGAGGATCGGCGGCGTGATCGAGGAGGTGTTTCCAGCGTTTTCAGGGCGTGTAATCGCCGAGTACGAAAGACACAGAAGAGGCTGTCGGGACTCGGGAGTGAC contains the following coding sequences:
- the LOC131889666 gene encoding eukaryotic translation initiation factor 3 subunit H-like, giving the protein MSTLPTPDFKAARVGVDNVQIDGLVVMQMIKHCHGPNLSNQDIVQGALLGLVSDTKLEITHSFPFPNSTDESVDDEGFQYALITGLRSVQVDHLQVGWYQSAHFGNFLSPQLLESHFAYQTSIEESICLIFDTGKTEKGFLSLKAYRLTPQAIELYKAGEFTPEAIRLQKVTYDTVFQEVPIAIKNSHLVNELLLELSEQVPAEANPQYLDLGSADVLEKQLKHLIDSVDDLNLESIKFNKYQNMSIKQFQDKTRYLQKRQQDNTARLARGEEPLPDEDINKVFKPIAPPSRLNSLIMSGHIASCSEHVSQFCSSSMAKWFTSESLQNAKTKSGGTGSSS